A section of the Chryseobacterium scophthalmum genome encodes:
- the dnaN gene encoding DNA polymerase III subunit beta, with amino-acid sequence MKFIISSGELQKALQTVSGVISSSQSRPILENYLFELNENNVTITASDGETTLITSLEVKSDDSGKFAVPAKIFQDFIKTYGEQPLTLVVKDNAEGTGSLLEILDEKDNFAVALDNADDYPEIPEFDASQSVTMPAGVLSEALTNTLFATSNDSLRPVMTGVLFQFGENETNFVSTDSHRLVVYKRTDLMNAEPMEFIMPKKPLNIFKNILASSNEDIKIDFNENMAKFTFGKHIWICRLIDGKYPNYTAVIPKENPNVLTINRNLLLGAIKRASIMSNKSTNQVRFKLSANILHLHAEDTEYANKADMQIPCDYNGEDINIGFSSKFLTEMLGILGADDITMKMSQPNRPGIIEPLDGLEENENILMLSMPVIGL; translated from the coding sequence ATGAAATTTATTATTTCAAGTGGTGAACTGCAGAAGGCTTTGCAAACTGTAAGTGGCGTAATATCAAGTTCTCAGTCGAGACCGATTTTAGAAAACTATCTTTTTGAACTAAACGAAAACAACGTTACCATTACTGCATCTGATGGCGAAACGACACTCATTACTTCTTTGGAGGTAAAGTCTGACGATTCTGGTAAGTTTGCGGTTCCAGCTAAGATTTTTCAAGATTTTATTAAAACCTATGGCGAACAGCCTCTTACTTTGGTAGTGAAAGACAATGCTGAAGGTACAGGAAGTTTGCTTGAAATTTTGGATGAAAAAGATAATTTTGCTGTGGCTTTAGATAACGCAGACGATTATCCTGAGATCCCGGAATTTGACGCTTCTCAAAGTGTCACAATGCCTGCAGGAGTTTTGTCTGAAGCTTTAACCAACACACTTTTTGCAACAAGCAATGATTCTCTTCGTCCGGTAATGACAGGAGTTTTGTTCCAGTTTGGGGAAAACGAAACCAATTTTGTTTCTACAGATTCTCACAGATTGGTAGTGTACAAAAGAACAGATTTGATGAATGCCGAGCCAATGGAATTCATCATGCCTAAAAAGCCGTTGAATATTTTCAAAAATATTTTAGCAAGCTCAAACGAAGACATCAAAATCGACTTCAACGAGAATATGGCTAAATTTACTTTTGGTAAACATATCTGGATTTGTAGATTAATCGACGGAAAATATCCTAACTACACTGCAGTAATCCCTAAAGAGAACCCGAATGTTTTGACGATCAACAGAAACCTTTTATTGGGTGCAATTAAGAGAGCGTCGATCATGTCTAATAAATCAACCAATCAGGTAAGATTCAAATTATCTGCTAATATTCTTCACCTTCACGCAGAAGATACAGAATATGCAAACAAAGCAGATATGCAGATTCCTTGCGATTATAATGGTGAAGATATCAACATCGGTTTCAGTTCTAAATTCTTAACAGAAATGTTGGGTATTTTAGGTGCAGACGATATTACAATGAAAATGTCTCAACCCAACAGACCAGGGATCATCGAGCCGCTTGATGGTCTTGAAGAAAACGAAAATATCTTAATGCTTTCAATGCCGGTAATCGGATTGTAA
- a CDS encoding diacylglycerol kinase family protein yields MRKTPIHKSFLNAFRGIFFMLRSERNFQLEVLALLINIFLIFYLKLAIFDTILILFVCFGVLAAEIFNTAIEKICDIIQPEFDKRIGFIKDVSAGAVTLMAILSMIVGISVYWKYIFN; encoded by the coding sequence ATGCGCAAAACTCCTATTCATAAAAGTTTTCTAAATGCTTTTCGAGGTATTTTCTTTATGCTTAGATCTGAAAGAAATTTTCAACTGGAAGTTTTGGCTCTATTAATCAATATTTTTCTAATTTTTTATCTAAAACTGGCAATTTTTGATACAATCCTCATTCTTTTCGTTTGTTTTGGAGTTTTAGCCGCTGAAATTTTCAATACTGCAATCGAGAAAATTTGTGATATCATTCAACCTGAATTTGATAAAAGAATTGGTTTTATAAAAGATGTTTCTGCAGGAGCCGTTACTTTGATGGCGATACTTTCTATGATCGTAGGGATTTCTGTTTACTGGAAATACATCTTCAACTAA
- a CDS encoding ribonuclease inhibitor, giving the protein MKNEIHHKKMTVINGGHFSDLEGFYEEISQLFMKDEDWKIGTLDGFDDILYGVETDIVWKDSQKSKEDFGFDLTKEFYENKIKQGKPFNVQLIQQKLDELIAGNGQTLFEILIEIIESHKNITLILD; this is encoded by the coding sequence ATGAAAAACGAAATTCATCATAAGAAAATGACCGTCATCAATGGCGGTCATTTTTCTGATTTGGAAGGCTTTTACGAAGAAATTTCTCAACTTTTTATGAAAGACGAAGATTGGAAGATCGGAACTCTGGATGGTTTTGATGATATTCTGTACGGAGTTGAAACAGATATTGTTTGGAAGGATTCCCAGAAATCAAAAGAAGATTTCGGTTTTGATTTAACTAAAGAATTTTATGAAAATAAAATCAAACAAGGGAAACCTTTCAATGTACAATTGATTCAACAAAAATTAGACGAATTAATTGCCGGAAACGGACAGACTTTATTTGAAATTTTAATTGAAATCATAGAATCGCATAAAAATATTACATTGATTTTAGATTGA
- a CDS encoding DUF4097 family beta strand repeat-containing protein yields the protein MRKIYLILFALMTLSVHAQDDAEQPNATQESSKTYKIKKSKGKLLLNLGKVTVEGYKGSEIIFSVKGEDEDEDKRAEGLQIVNSLGLVDNTGLGINVNEKDGILEVNSLKKMSFPDVKILVPENVIISFKHQSQYGGDIVFKNIQNEIEIATTYNNIKLENITGPATVKSIYGKVEAVFNQNTKGPLSIISVYGLADVTLPRSVKANLKTTTSYGEIYMSPDLKIDVEKKDGLVRHGDELIGKVNGGGTNIEVRSDYSKVYLRAK from the coding sequence ATGAGAAAGATATATTTAATCTTATTTGCTTTGATGACACTTTCTGTGCATGCGCAAGATGATGCTGAGCAACCCAACGCTACACAAGAAAGTTCTAAAACGTATAAAATCAAAAAAAGTAAAGGCAAACTACTCCTTAATTTAGGTAAAGTAACGGTGGAAGGTTACAAGGGGAGCGAAATCATTTTTTCGGTGAAAGGTGAAGATGAGGATGAAGATAAACGTGCCGAAGGACTGCAAATCGTTAATTCTTTAGGACTTGTAGATAATACAGGACTTGGAATTAATGTCAATGAAAAAGACGGCATATTGGAGGTTAATTCTTTGAAAAAAATGTCTTTTCCGGACGTAAAAATTTTAGTTCCTGAAAACGTTATTATTTCATTTAAACATCAGTCACAATATGGAGGAGATATAGTTTTCAAAAATATTCAGAATGAAATTGAAATTGCGACCACATATAACAATATCAAGCTGGAAAATATTACGGGTCCAGCTACTGTAAAATCTATTTACGGAAAAGTAGAAGCGGTTTTTAATCAAAATACAAAAGGACCTTTGTCGATCATTTCCGTATATGGTCTTGCTGATGTTACGCTTCCTAGATCGGTAAAAGCTAACTTGAAAACAACAACTTCTTATGGTGAGATCTATATGTCTCCAGATCTTAAAATTGATGTTGAGAAGAAAGATGGCTTAGTACGTCATGGCGATGAGCTGATTGGAAAAGTGAACGGCGGCGGTACTAATATTGAAGTTCGTTCCGATTACAGTAAAGTTTATTTAAGAGCGAAATGA
- a CDS encoding HEAT repeat domain-containing protein: MKDDPLKKYIQDHREEFDTLEVPEDTFDKIMLRLNETAVSEEKIVPLFSWKKWTVAASIAVIFSIGSYTLWNQKESERTRIAVHEKLKENGSTVDVLNQKNDLETVKIDTVIQQNTGKAFTKNNSDDSQKIVETKSLAQNDDLEGESNFDELKALELINNQHSASSRLRGIDLLKSFSASDEKIINILSEKALSDENTNVRLAAVEALSVHIENTEVSKNIRQIFLNQDDPIVQKELIAILTEKNPSQLNREVNAKLKELTLDPTTAVFVKDEAYAVLMRY; the protein is encoded by the coding sequence ATGAAAGATGATCCGCTTAAAAAATATATTCAAGACCACCGTGAGGAGTTTGATACGCTTGAAGTTCCGGAAGATACGTTTGATAAAATAATGTTAAGATTAAATGAGACAGCAGTTTCCGAAGAAAAAATCGTTCCTTTATTTTCGTGGAAAAAATGGACTGTCGCTGCTTCTATAGCTGTGATTTTTAGTATTGGAAGTTATACTTTGTGGAATCAAAAGGAAAGTGAAAGAACAAGGATTGCAGTTCATGAAAAACTTAAGGAAAACGGAAGTACAGTTGATGTTTTAAATCAAAAAAATGATTTGGAAACTGTAAAAATAGATACTGTAATACAACAAAATACAGGTAAAGCTTTCACAAAAAATAATTCAGATGATTCACAGAAAATAGTAGAAACTAAAAGTCTTGCTCAGAATGATGATCTTGAGGGCGAAAGTAATTTTGATGAGCTGAAAGCTTTAGAATTGATAAATAATCAGCATTCAGCAAGTTCAAGGTTACGAGGAATAGATTTGCTGAAGAGTTTTTCAGCTTCTGATGAAAAAATTATCAATATTTTATCTGAAAAAGCACTTTCGGATGAAAATACAAATGTAAGATTGGCTGCTGTTGAAGCTTTATCTGTACATATTGAAAATACAGAGGTTAGTAAAAATATTCGACAAATCTTTCTCAATCAGGATGATCCTATTGTGCAAAAAGAACTTATTGCGATTTTAACTGAGAAAAATCCATCCCAACTTAACAGAGAAGTTAATGCAAAGTTGAAGGAACTTACTCTGGATCCTACAACGGCCGTATTCGTAAAAGACGAAGCATATGCGGTTTTAATGAGATATTAA
- a CDS encoding RNA polymerase sigma factor has protein sequence MKTKTVNISDRELLELCGSGNNSGYSLLYQRYSKAAFNSIFRIVNDREDAEDILQEVFVKVFSEIKSLKNTDSFGVWVKRIAINHSLNFLRKKKVYFSEIEDDKMLDDKDDELEEKLALEFRIEELQNAIAELPVQIRTIVNLLLFEEMPQEEIAKSLNIPAGTVRSYYHRAKKKIFEKLTQKSQNER, from the coding sequence TTGAAAACAAAAACAGTAAATATCAGTGACAGGGAATTGTTGGAGCTATGTGGTTCCGGGAACAATTCCGGATATTCTCTGCTTTATCAGCGCTATTCTAAGGCAGCTTTCAATTCAATATTTCGTATTGTAAATGATAGGGAAGATGCAGAAGATATTCTTCAGGAGGTTTTCGTGAAAGTATTCTCAGAAATAAAGTCTTTAAAAAATACAGACAGTTTTGGAGTATGGGTTAAGCGAATTGCAATCAATCATTCATTGAATTTCCTCAGAAAAAAGAAAGTCTATTTTTCTGAAATTGAAGACGATAAAATGTTGGATGATAAAGATGATGAACTGGAAGAGAAACTGGCTTTAGAATTCCGGATAGAAGAGCTTCAGAATGCTATTGCAGAGCTTCCGGTGCAAATCAGAACGATCGTGAATCTTCTTCTGTTTGAAGAAATGCCACAGGAAGAAATAGCAAAAAGTTTAAATATTCCGGCAGGTACGGTAAGAAGCTATTATCACCGTGCTAAAAAGAAAATTTTTGAAAAACTAACTCAAAAAAGTCAAAATGAAAGATGA
- a CDS encoding phosphoribosylformylglycinamidine synthase has protein sequence MSNNKRIFVEKRGIFDVESPKIFDEVKAVVPSIQSVKVYNVYDIFGLNDGEFEKVVNSTFVDPVTDILIEENPAQGIHFALEFLPGQYDQRADSAQQCIALLTENEKSKVRSGKLIEFEGVSESDLAKIKDLLINKVESQEKDLSTLNIPAEETPSKVIVHEGFINFDDAQLEEFFNNHGFALGLDDLKFIQEYFKTEQRNPTETELKVLDTYWSDHCRHTTFETELSNIEFEGQFKHTLETIFNDYIEKRKFLGRELKPISLMDLATVCGRYFSKTGKLDNLVVSDEINACTIQIEAEYDGKKEPWYLLFKNETHNHPTEIEPFGGASTCLGGAIRDPLSGRSFVFQAMRLTGAADVLESVDKTLPGKLPQKTITKQAANGYSSYGNQIGLATTMVSEIYDEGYKAKRMEVGFVAGAVPVDWVRREKPEAGDSIIILGGATGRDGVGGASGSSKEQDETSIHTMSSEVQKGNAVEERKIQRLFRNPEVTRLIKKSNDFGAGGVSVAIGEIADSLEVNLDVLPLKYEGLNGTELAISESQERMAVVVEPKDKEQFIKFCEAENIVAVEVAKVTDSGRMQMFWKGDKIVDLSREFLDTNGCSKNQEVKITHLNELKEEAQTFNEENFLKILSDKNVASQKGLLEMFDSSIGATTVAMPLGGKYQQTLMEGSVQTLPILGAKDIETVSLASWGFDAEISKQNSLLGASYAVVESVAKIVAMGGNYKNIRFSFQEYFEKLGQNPEKWGKPLASLLGAYDAQINFGLAAIGGKDSMSGTYQDLNVPPTLISFACANGEKKNIISPEFKQAGNKLYFFNHIPQENGLPNYDKLKDVYELIFENIKAGKVVSVKTVKEGGVAVALAKMSFGNRLGAEINVGDENVLLAKNIGSLIIEATEELSSVELQLIGEVKNSNILKISNLDFEIKKLLEANTKTFENLFSTVEKEKIVVELDSKLNSINPRNIIIKKHGIAQPRVFAPVFPGTNCEYDTLNAFQKEGAVVSSLPLININHQLLDESIDAWVKEIKQSQILAFSGGFSAGDEPDGSAKFIVNVLKNEKMKNAVHELLDRDGMIIGICNGFQALVKSGLLPYGRIKDLDENSPTLAHNAIRRHISQMVSVKVLNDESPWLKGMKDQVFTIPISHGEGRFMASEEEIQKLYENGQIATQYLDLDGNIAHGMPFNPNNSLFGIEGITSPCGKIYGRMGHPERFAEGLMKNIPTANYHNIFKNGVEYFK, from the coding sequence AAAGCGTAAAAGTGTATAACGTTTACGATATTTTTGGATTAAATGATGGTGAATTCGAAAAAGTGGTAAACAGCACTTTTGTAGATCCGGTTACTGATATTTTAATCGAAGAAAACCCTGCGCAGGGAATTCATTTCGCATTAGAATTTTTACCGGGACAATACGATCAGCGTGCTGATTCTGCGCAACAGTGTATCGCTTTACTGACTGAAAATGAGAAGTCTAAAGTAAGAAGCGGTAAACTTATCGAGTTTGAAGGAGTTTCTGAATCTGACTTGGCTAAAATCAAAGACCTTTTAATCAATAAAGTAGAATCTCAGGAGAAAGATCTATCAACTTTAAATATTCCTGCGGAAGAAACGCCGTCAAAAGTAATTGTTCACGAAGGTTTTATCAATTTTGATGATGCTCAGTTGGAAGAATTCTTTAACAATCACGGTTTTGCTTTAGGTTTGGATGATTTGAAATTCATTCAGGAATATTTTAAAACTGAACAGAGAAATCCTACAGAAACTGAACTGAAAGTTTTAGACACGTATTGGAGCGACCACTGTCGTCACACAACGTTTGAAACAGAATTGTCAAATATTGAGTTTGAAGGACAGTTTAAACATACATTGGAAACTATTTTCAATGATTATATCGAAAAAAGAAAGTTCTTAGGACGCGAATTGAAACCAATCTCTTTAATGGACTTGGCGACTGTTTGCGGAAGATATTTTAGCAAAACCGGAAAGCTTGATAACTTGGTAGTTTCTGACGAAATCAACGCTTGTACAATCCAGATCGAAGCTGAATACGATGGTAAAAAAGAACCTTGGTATTTATTATTCAAAAACGAAACACACAATCACCCAACAGAAATTGAACCTTTCGGTGGAGCTTCAACGTGTTTAGGTGGTGCAATCAGAGACCCTTTGTCGGGACGTTCTTTTGTTTTCCAGGCAATGAGACTAACAGGTGCAGCTGATGTGTTGGAATCTGTAGATAAAACTTTACCGGGTAAATTACCTCAAAAAACTATTACAAAACAGGCTGCAAACGGATATTCTTCTTACGGTAACCAAATCGGTTTGGCAACTACAATGGTTTCTGAAATCTATGACGAAGGCTACAAAGCAAAAAGAATGGAAGTTGGTTTCGTTGCCGGAGCAGTTCCTGTGGATTGGGTAAGACGTGAAAAGCCTGAAGCTGGTGATTCTATCATCATTTTAGGTGGTGCAACGGGTCGTGACGGAGTTGGTGGAGCAAGCGGAAGTTCAAAAGAACAGGACGAAACTTCTATCCACACGATGAGTTCGGAAGTTCAGAAAGGAAATGCGGTTGAAGAACGTAAAATCCAGAGATTATTCAGAAATCCAGAAGTGACGAGATTGATTAAAAAATCAAATGATTTCGGAGCGGGGGGAGTTTCTGTAGCAATCGGTGAGATCGCTGATTCTTTGGAAGTTAATCTTGATGTTTTACCTTTAAAATACGAAGGTTTGAACGGAACCGAGCTTGCTATTTCTGAATCTCAGGAAAGAATGGCAGTTGTGGTTGAACCAAAAGATAAAGAACAGTTCATCAAATTCTGTGAAGCTGAAAACATTGTGGCTGTAGAAGTTGCAAAAGTAACAGATTCCGGAAGAATGCAAATGTTCTGGAAAGGTGATAAGATTGTTGACCTTTCAAGAGAATTTTTGGATACAAACGGTTGTTCTAAAAATCAGGAAGTTAAGATCACACATCTTAATGAATTGAAAGAAGAGGCACAGACTTTTAACGAAGAGAATTTCTTAAAAATATTAAGCGATAAAAATGTTGCTTCTCAAAAAGGTTTATTGGAAATGTTCGATTCATCGATTGGTGCGACTACGGTTGCGATGCCTTTAGGTGGAAAATATCAGCAGACTTTGATGGAAGGAAGTGTTCAGACGTTACCAATTTTAGGAGCAAAAGATATCGAAACGGTTTCTTTGGCGAGTTGGGGATTTGATGCTGAAATTTCAAAGCAAAACTCATTGTTGGGAGCTTCTTATGCAGTCGTTGAAAGTGTTGCGAAAATCGTTGCAATGGGTGGCAATTATAAAAATATCAGATTCAGTTTCCAGGAATATTTTGAGAAATTAGGGCAAAATCCAGAAAAATGGGGGAAACCTTTGGCGTCTCTTTTGGGTGCTTATGATGCTCAAATCAATTTCGGTTTAGCAGCAATTGGAGGTAAAGATTCAATGAGTGGAACATACCAGGATTTGAATGTTCCGCCAACTTTGATTTCTTTCGCTTGTGCTAATGGAGAAAAGAAAAATATCATCTCTCCGGAATTTAAACAGGCAGGAAATAAACTGTATTTCTTCAATCATATTCCACAGGAAAACGGACTTCCAAACTATGATAAATTGAAAGATGTTTACGAACTTATTTTCGAAAATATCAAAGCTGGAAAAGTGGTTTCTGTGAAGACTGTTAAAGAAGGCGGAGTTGCAGTTGCTTTAGCAAAAATGAGTTTCGGAAACAGATTGGGAGCTGAAATAAATGTTGGTGATGAGAACGTTTTATTAGCTAAAAATATTGGAAGTTTAATCATCGAAGCAACAGAAGAATTAAGTTCTGTTGAACTTCAATTAATAGGTGAGGTTAAAAATTCAAATATTTTGAAAATCAGTAATTTGGATTTTGAAATCAAAAAATTACTTGAAGCAAATACGAAAACTTTTGAAAACCTTTTCTCAACGGTTGAAAAAGAAAAAATCGTGGTTGAATTGGATTCAAAACTGAACTCAATCAACCCAAGAAATATTATCATTAAAAAACACGGAATCGCTCAACCAAGAGTTTTTGCACCGGTTTTTCCGGGGACAAATTGCGAGTACGATACGCTGAATGCATTCCAAAAAGAAGGTGCAGTTGTAAGTAGTTTACCTTTAATCAATATCAATCATCAATTGCTTGACGAAAGCATCGATGCGTGGGTGAAAGAAATTAAACAGTCGCAAATTTTAGCATTCTCCGGAGGGTTTTCTGCGGGTGACGAACCGGACGGTTCTGCTAAGTTTATCGTGAATGTTTTGAAGAACGAAAAGATGAAAAATGCCGTTCACGAATTGCTCGACAGAGATGGAATGATCATCGGAATTTGCAACGGTTTCCAGGCGTTGGTGAAGTCAGGATTGTTGCCATATGGAAGAATAAAAGATTTGGATGAGAATTCTCCGACGTTAGCTCATAATGCGATCAGAAGACACATTTCTCAAATGGTCAGTGTGAAAGTATTAAATGATGAATCGCCTTGGTTAAAAGGAATGAAAGATCAGGTTTTCACCATTCCAATTTCTCACGGTGAAGGTCGTTTTATGGCTTCAGAAGAAGAAATTCAGAAATTGTATGAGAACGGACAGATCGCTACTCAATATTTAGATTTAGATGGAAACATCGCTCACGGAATGCCATTTAATCCAAATAACTCATTATTCGGAATTGAAGGAATCACAAGTCCGTGTGGTAAAATCTACGGTAGAATGGGGCACCCTGAACGTTTTGCAGAAGGATTGATGAAGAATATTCCAACAGCGAATTATCATAATATCTTTAAAAATGGAGTTGAATACTTTAAATAG